Within the Chromobacterium paludis genome, the region GCGCCTGCCGCTGGAGCAGCTGTTGGCCTTGCTCGCCGGCAGGCGGATGGCCTCGGCCATTGCGCTGGAAACGCTGGTGGAGCGAATGGCCGGCTTGCTGCTCGATATCTCGCGGCATAGCGATTTCGATGAATGTCCCATCAGCGTGAGAATCGACGAGGCCTGCCTGTCCGCGGACAACGTGTTCGATCATTGCTACACCGTTTTATTGCAATACGGGGTGCAGCCGCGACGGATAGGGTTTGAATTGACGGATGGCCTGGGGCGGGGCGCGGACGCGATTTGCTTCGAGAATATCGCCAAGGTCAGGTACCTGGGTTTTAGGTTGCAGGTAGGCGAATTTGGCCAAGGCGATCTGAGCGTGAGCAATCTGTTCAAGTTTCCGTTTGACCAACTCAATGTGCCCATGGAAACGCTGCGCTGGATGCAGGCCTTGCTGGGCGAGGATGCCAGCGCATTTCGCCTGCTGCGTTATTTTGGCTTGCCGCAGGCCGCGGTCTGCGCCACGAAGATCGACGCCAGCGAGGATCTTGAACTGGCGATGGCGCTGGGCTGCATCAGCGGCATCGGCGATTTGCTGGGAGCGGTCGTGCCGGAGCATGAGTTGGTTGAGGTCGCAAAAAAATATTGGGGAAGTGAATCCGCTACGGGTGGCGATGAAACCGCCATTTGAGGAGACGCGATGATATCGGTCGATTTGGTGCGTTTGCGCATCTTGATCGTGGATGACCAGACATTGGTGCGCAGCTTGATTTCCCAGGCGCTGCAGAGCATGGGTATGCGTCAGGAGCATATTTTTCAGGCTGCGGATGGCACGGCGGCGATGCGCTTGCTCGATATCCGCATGGTCGACATCGTGCTGTGCGATGTGCAGATGCAACCGATGAACGGCATGGATCTATTGAAGGAGCTGCGTTGCGGCCATACCGCCAATGTGTCGAATCTGCCCTTTGTCTTCTTGTCGGGCCATGCGGACCGGAATAATGTCGTGCTGGCCAGCCAGCTGCATGCCGATGGTTTCGTGGTGAAGCCGCCGAAGCCCGCCGATGTGGAAAAGGCCATCCAGGCCGCGATGCAGCGCACGCGGCCGGAGATAGACCCGTTCAGCTATTACCATATCTCCACCGGGACAGAGTATGACAAAAAGGTATTTGGACGCTTGTTCGAGACCAGGGCCCCGGCGGAGCGGGACGAGCCGGAGGAGCGCTGCCTGTCATTGGAAGGGGTCAAGCCAGGCT harbors:
- a CDS encoding response regulator gives rise to the protein MISVDLVRLRILIVDDQTLVRSLISQALQSMGMRQEHIFQAADGTAAMRLLDIRMVDIVLCDVQMQPMNGMDLLKELRCGHTANVSNLPFVFLSGHADRNNVVLASQLHADGFVVKPPKPADVEKAIQAAMQRTRPEIDPFSYYHISTGTEYDKKVFGRLFETRAPAERDEPEERCLSLEGVKPGSRLTRDLRSKAGHLLLPRGATISANQLSVLRDYSARYGVAQIYVLENPEPAVNPVARH